The DNA segment CAGGAGGAGGTTGTGAGGAAAGTCGAATGGCAAAATTTAAAATCCCACCATTTTCTGATATTGTCAATCCACCTGGTGAGGTGAGAACAAATCCTGGAACATCATTGTCAGTATTCGTTACCGAAGGAAATACGGGTCCCGCCAAACCATTGTAATCTGTGTCAGTTGATGTTGCCGCACTCGAAACGATGGAAACTGTTTGTGAACCATCCACTATGAATTCATCGACACCAGTGACAGTAATGATTTTGGGAGTGAACCATTCGGCTGGAGCAAAGATAAGGGAACTAGGACTTGCGGTGGCTTCTGTCCCAGATGTGGCAACAATGGAGGGAATGGTGACTGCATGTGTCGGAAGTGTATTTAATACCACTCCAAAGGTAACAGCACCTCCTGCTTCTGTAGTTGTGAGCCCTGATAAATTCACAACTGTAAATCCTGCAACATCATTATCCACATTGGTTCCTGTGATGATGGGGACAGACTTACCCATGTAAGCCGGATCAAACGAAACGGTTGGGTCAGCTGAGATTTGAAAGGTACTATCATCCACACTAAAGTCGTCAACACCTGTGACTGTTACCGATTGGGGCACATCCCAGTTGTTAGGTGTAAAAACAAGTTCAACAGATTCTACAGTTGCTTCTGTTGTGTCATTGGAAATAAAATTGCGAATGTATACATCTTGCATCGGTCTTGTTTGCAAAACGTAGGAAATACGACCAGTTTCCCCTGTTTCTGACGTGAGTAGGCCAAACACAGGACTTGCGGCTACACCTGAAGATTCATTGTCAGTGTTCACAACAAGTAAAACTGGCAGTGGTTGTGTGGAAAAACGAATGTCAGAGGTTAAGATACTTCCTAACTGCACTCGGTAATTTTGATTCCCATCTGACAAAAGATCGTCAACTCCCGCCAAACGAACGGTATGTGGTGAGTCCCAATTGTCTTCATTAAAATCGAGAAAAGTATCTGATAATAAAACACCTTCGGTTGGATCGGAGATCGTAATCGGGCCAATTCGCACTGAACTGTTCGGTTCAATGTTCAAACGAAGTACGAATTCTGCTTGTTTTCCATTTTCACTCGTGAATAAAAAATTCGGGGCTTCATAAATTACAGAACCTTGTCCGGACGCCGAAACAAAAAAGGAACCGAACAACATCTGGAGATTAACAGAAGTTACCGATTGGCAGGAGAAAAAGAAAAATAGGAGGAAGAGGTAGACATGCGAGAACCTTTGTTTGAACACGAATCCGAATTGTCCTCTTCTGAATCCCATTTAGGGTTCTCCCTCTCTATTCTACGAGAAAAAAGCCCGAAAACAGAAAAAAATTTCTAGGAAATGCAATAAAACCAAATGGAACAAAATACAAACTCAAATGCAAAAGGACCACTCGCTGGAGTGAAGGTAGTCGATTTATCATTACTCCTTCCAGGACCACTCTGTTCGCAACACCTTGCAGATATGGGAGCAGAAGTGATCAAAATTGAAAACCCACGTGCCTATGATGGATCACGTGCGATGTTTAAAGGGAAAACTGGATACCCTGCTCTCTTTATGATGCTCAATCGAAATAAAAAAGCGATCACTCTCAATTTAAAACGAGAACAAGCAAAAGAGATTTTATTCAAGTTATTAGAAGATGCTGACATCCTCTTAGAAGGGTTTCGACCAGATGGAATGGATAAGATGGGAATCGGTTATGATGTCTTAAAAGAAAAATTCCCACGGCTGATTTACTGTGGCATTTCTGGTTACGGCACAAGTGGTAAGTACGTAGACTTTGCTGGGCATGATCTCAACTACTTAGCGATCTCAGGTGTCCTTGACCAAACAGGAAATCCTCCAAGACCAGCGGGATTCCAAATGGCTGACGTTGGTGGTGGGACCTTAACTGCTTTATCTGCGATCCTTGCCGCCCTCTACTACCGAGAAAAAACAGGCAAAGGCCAAAGGATTGATATCTCGATGACGGATGCATCGGTTCAATTCATCTCTTTGTATGGAGGGATTTTGTCTGCATCAGGTGAATCTCCAGAAGCTGGGAATGATATCCTTTCTGGTAAATTACCAAACTATAATGTGTATGAAACAAAAGAAGGTAGGTATGTTGCACTTGGTGCTTTGGAAGATATGTTTTTCCAAACTTTTTTACGTGCGGCTGGTATGGATACGTTAACCAAAGACCATCCCATGACAGAGGAAAATATTCCTGTCATTAAACAAAAGTTAACCGATTATTTTAAATCCAAAACGTATGCTGACTTACAACCTATTTTTGATAATACAGATGCTTGTTTATCTCCTATTCTGAATATGAAAGAAGTTTCACAGGACCCTCATATGAAAGAAAGAGGGATGGTCATCGAACGCAACCATCCAAAGTATGGACCTATCTTACAATTTGGTTCTCCCTTTCATTTTTCAGAAACTCCTTTTGTGTACCGGAATGATCCGCCAGAACATGGGGAACACACAGAGGAAATTCTCACCCAGTTGGGATTTTCCAAAGACAGTATTTCCGGATTCAAAAAAGATAGAGTCATTTAACGGGTCTTGCTTTTTTAATCGAACTTCTGTACTTTGTCCTAGGGGGGAGGTATACTCTCCCTGAAACAAATGTATATGAAGTTCTTACAAGTATCAGATCTCCACCTATCCGCATCCTCAAAAGAAGAAGAAACGTATTCTCTCACAGTCCTCAAAGAAATTTTTGAAACGGCAGAAACAAAAGCTTGTGAACGAGTACTTTTTTGTGGGGATGTTTTTAATACATTTCCAGACCTAGAGACCTTACGGTCTGGGTTTTTAAAAGTTGTCTCAACCTATTCTGGACTTGTTTATTTTTTACCAGGGAACCATGAGGTCTTAGAAAAAAAGGGAAACCAAAACACCTATTCCGCCTATGATTGGTCCAAAAAAGTCATTGTACTCGACCAACTTCCTTTTACCTGTTTCGAAGAAGATGGAATCGAGTTTGTCGCCATCCCCCACCAAGAAAACTATTCCGAAATTTTACTAAATCCCCCTCCTAGAAAAAAAACACCATTACGAATTGGTCTTGCACACGGGACAGTATCGGGTATGAGTTTCACCGGCTTACAAGAAGAAGAGGAAGAAGGTGGATCATACTTAGATCCCAATTTATTGCAAACCTTAGAATTGGATTATTTGGCAATTGGTCATTTGCATAAACACCGATTTGGCAATGTCGGAAACTGTAACGTCGGATATGCGGGATCATCTCGCGTTTGGAGAAAAGGGGAAGTGGGACCAAGAGGTGGAATTTTACTCGAAGTCAAACAAGGAAAAGTTCACACAGAATTTGTCCCTTGGTTATCAGCTGGAGAATACCGCGAAATCATTGTTAGTCTAGATACAGATGGAAATCCTGAGTTTAGTCCAGACGAATATTTACAAAACACAAATCCCAATGATTGGATTTGTTTTCGGTTTGTTGGGTATGTGGATTCAATGGAAGGAAAACAAAAATTCCAAGAAACCATCCTTAGGGAATGGAAATCAAAATTTAGAATTTGTGAATTTGATCCAGACGAATCTCAAATTGTTGTCATCCAACACATTTCAGAAAACGAATTCATCAAACAATTTTTAGACAAAATGAATGAACGAAAAAATCAAATGGATCCAAGTTTGTGGAGGCACACTCGTGTCACTGGCATTCGTTTTATTTTAGATGGAGGGAAAGTAAAGTGAAATTGAAACTAGAAAACTTTGGAATCTTTACGACAAAAGAATTTCCCATCGAACGAATCACTGTGTTTACAGGTCCTAATGAATCTGGAAAAACTACCATCTTAGATGCGTTTGTATCAGCCCTTATCAAGGTAGTTGGTAGCACAAAGTATGGAACCATCCTAAATGCCAGATACCAAACCAATCGTAAATCCGATTTGGGAGTTTCCAAACAATCACTTTCTCAAAATTTATACTTAAACTCACTTGTGATCCGAGAAGGGAATATGGATGTGGGATCGGAAAAAGAACTCATCCAGGTTATTGAACAATCCATCTTTGACAGTGGTTATAACCCAACTCACTTAAAGGAAATGGCTGAACAACAAGTGGCAAAAACTGGTGTCAGGAAAGTTGCCAAAGACTGGATGGCAACATTGAATGAATTAGAGACCGCCAAACAAAAGTTTGATGTGAGTGAACGAAGTCTAAACCAAATCGCAAACCAATTTGCCGAACTACCCACTTGGGAATTGGAACGACAATCCAGAAAAGACGAAGTAGAAAAACTGACGATCGACCGCACGAATCTGCAAAAACAATTCGAAGAGTTAAAAGAAAAAGAACTCCACACGGAAGCAGACCGTGTATACCAACAAATCCTACAATGGGAAATGTTTACTTCCACTAACAAAGGAGAGGTGGCGGGAATCCAAGTGGATGCAGAAAAAAAAGCAAAAGAACTTGAAGAATCCATTCGCTCCAAAAAACAAAAAATTTCCCTACAAAAAGAACAAATCGGATCCTTGGAATCTAAAATCGAATCCATAAAAACTTCCAAAACCCAATCCGAAACCAAATTCCAATCACTTGAATCTTATTACCCATCTTTTGAAACTTGGAAGGGAACGGTTAACAAATTCCAGCAAGATTTTCCTGTTGTTTCCGTTGTCACTTGGAATCCAACAAACAGAAATTTGGCGTTTGGTTCCTTTATTGGTGTGCTCATTTCTCTTGTTGCTGTTCTATTTACGGACTTCGATTTTGGGATGTATCTACCTCTCATTCTCTTTTTAGGTCTCACCTTGTTTTTTGGAATCAAGATGAAAGATACCCGGTTGGAAAAAGACGAATCCAAATGGAACGAAATGGTGAGGCGAATTGCCAGTGAGATGGAAACAAAAACATTAGGCGATTGGAAACCAGATTCTTTACACTTAGATTCCCTACAAATGACCTTCCAAAGGTATGATAGGGAATACACAAAACAAAAGTTAGAACTACAATCTCTCAAGGAACAAATCACAAAACTTGAAACCGACTTAGATTCCTTTCAAAACCAATCCAAAAAAGAAAAACTGGAATTAGAGGAATTAGAATCTTCTATTACCAAACTTTACCAATCCATGGGAGTGAAGTCTTTGTCGGAACTGAGCGAACGTTTGGTGGAAGGGCGACTCAAACAGGACAAAATCAAAACGCTAGAAGACAACCTGCGTTCAGAAGGTAAAAAATGGGGAACAACTGACACCGAAACCCTCAAACTCAAACTGAAAGATAAAATCGCCGATTGGGAGAAAAAAGGAATTGGGAAAGGGTTTGAACTCGAAGATCGTACAAACAAACAAAAGTTAGAGAATTTCATCCAAGAACGATCCGAAACCATTCGCAATTTGGAACAAAGGATCGTAGAGTTAGAAAAAAAATTAGAAACTGGGAAAGCGGTTTTAGAATCTCA comes from the Leptospira ellinghausenii genome and includes:
- a CDS encoding CaiB/BaiF CoA transferase family protein; amino-acid sequence: MEQNTNSNAKGPLAGVKVVDLSLLLPGPLCSQHLADMGAEVIKIENPRAYDGSRAMFKGKTGYPALFMMLNRNKKAITLNLKREQAKEILFKLLEDADILLEGFRPDGMDKMGIGYDVLKEKFPRLIYCGISGYGTSGKYVDFAGHDLNYLAISGVLDQTGNPPRPAGFQMADVGGGTLTALSAILAALYYREKTGKGQRIDISMTDASVQFISLYGGILSASGESPEAGNDILSGKLPNYNVYETKEGRYVALGALEDMFFQTFLRAAGMDTLTKDHPMTEENIPVIKQKLTDYFKSKTYADLQPIFDNTDACLSPILNMKEVSQDPHMKERGMVIERNHPKYGPILQFGSPFHFSETPFVYRNDPPEHGEHTEEILTQLGFSKDSISGFKKDRVI
- a CDS encoding ATP-binding protein; amino-acid sequence: MKLKLENFGIFTTKEFPIERITVFTGPNESGKTTILDAFVSALIKVVGSTKYGTILNARYQTNRKSDLGVSKQSLSQNLYLNSLVIREGNMDVGSEKELIQVIEQSIFDSGYNPTHLKEMAEQQVAKTGVRKVAKDWMATLNELETAKQKFDVSERSLNQIANQFAELPTWELERQSRKDEVEKLTIDRTNLQKQFEELKEKELHTEADRVYQQILQWEMFTSTNKGEVAGIQVDAEKKAKELEESIRSKKQKISLQKEQIGSLESKIESIKTSKTQSETKFQSLESYYPSFETWKGTVNKFQQDFPVVSVVTWNPTNRNLAFGSFIGVLISLVAVLFTDFDFGMYLPLILFLGLTLFFGIKMKDTRLEKDESKWNEMVRRIASEMETKTLGDWKPDSLHLDSLQMTFQRYDREYTKQKLELQSLKEQITKLETDLDSFQNQSKKEKLELEELESSITKLYQSMGVKSLSELSERLVEGRLKQDKIKTLEDNLRSEGKKWGTTDTETLKLKLKDKIADWEKKGIGKGFELEDRTNKQKLENFIQERSETIRNLEQRIVELEKKLETGKAVLESQMVPAQRDWESSKKNLETKEKKKAELERNYQAFEVLIDIFSEMEAESTDKMSSLVRSLQHRMDAIKGSLPARQIKWNGFSDEIQVETEANEGKMGFGQLSTGTREQISYVLRLEYAFRIGTQYNLPYLLLDEPFRHMDNVRRNVALEYTLQCILNAGEEWKVVFFSFDEGLVSTIKGLAEKWNLPCQIHSLTKPVS
- a CDS encoding metallophosphoesterase family protein, with amino-acid sequence MKFLQVSDLHLSASSKEEETYSLTVLKEIFETAETKACERVLFCGDVFNTFPDLETLRSGFLKVVSTYSGLVYFLPGNHEVLEKKGNQNTYSAYDWSKKVIVLDQLPFTCFEEDGIEFVAIPHQENYSEILLNPPPRKKTPLRIGLAHGTVSGMSFTGLQEEEEEGGSYLDPNLLQTLELDYLAIGHLHKHRFGNVGNCNVGYAGSSRVWRKGEVGPRGGILLEVKQGKVHTEFVPWLSAGEYREIIVSLDTDGNPEFSPDEYLQNTNPNDWICFRFVGYVDSMEGKQKFQETILREWKSKFRICEFDPDESQIVVIQHISENEFIKQFLDKMNERKNQMDPSLWRHTRVTGIRFILDGGKVK